In Pseudocalidococcus azoricus BACA0444, a single genomic region encodes these proteins:
- the lpxA gene encoding acyl-ACP--UDP-N-acetylglucosamine O-acyltransferase encodes MQTLIHPTAVIHPDAEVDPTVQVGPYAVIGAGVKVGADTQIGAHVVLAGRTEIGQRNQIFPGAVIGTISQDQKYAGADSGVRIGDDNCIREYVTINCANGPGEVTQIGNGNWLLAYVHIAHDCVIEDQVVITNASSIAGHVWIESKARIGGMVGIHQFVRIGRLAMIGAMARVDRDVPPFMLAEGHPARIRALNQVGLRRSGLDDREMAILKQAFRRIYRDDLPLEKALNSLETLDPCESLGHLNRFLNQAQTPGRRGLTPGNRNTPSESRDST; translated from the coding sequence ATGCAAACCCTGATTCACCCCACGGCTGTCATTCATCCTGATGCAGAGGTTGACCCAACTGTCCAGGTTGGCCCCTACGCGGTGATTGGCGCGGGTGTAAAAGTGGGGGCGGATACCCAAATTGGGGCCCATGTGGTCCTGGCGGGGCGGACAGAAATTGGACAACGCAATCAAATCTTTCCAGGAGCGGTGATTGGCACCATTTCCCAGGATCAAAAGTATGCCGGGGCCGACAGTGGGGTCAGGATTGGGGATGATAACTGCATTCGGGAATATGTGACGATTAACTGTGCCAATGGGCCGGGGGAAGTGACTCAAATTGGTAACGGGAATTGGCTTTTGGCCTACGTTCACATTGCCCATGACTGTGTGATTGAAGATCAAGTTGTGATTACCAATGCCAGTTCCATTGCGGGTCATGTTTGGATTGAATCGAAGGCGCGGATTGGCGGCATGGTAGGCATTCATCAATTTGTCCGGATTGGGCGGTTGGCCATGATTGGGGCGATGGCCCGGGTGGATCGGGATGTGCCGCCATTTATGTTGGCTGAAGGACATCCGGCCCGGATTCGTGCCTTAAATCAGGTGGGCTTAAGACGATCTGGCTTGGATGATCGGGAAATGGCCATCCTCAAGCAAGCCTTTCGGCGCATCTATCGCGATGACTTACCCTTAGAAAAAGCCTTAAATAGTTTAGAGACCTTAGACCCCTGTGAATCCCTCGGTCATCTGAATCGCTTTCTGAACCAGGCCCAGACCCCCGGTCGGCGCGGCTTAACTCCAGGGAATAGAAACACCCCCTCTGAGTCTCGCGATTCCACTTAA
- the lpxB gene encoding lipid-A-disaccharide synthase codes for MTKNFKIFISTGEISGDLQGGLLVAALFDQAEARGWELEITGLGGQRMAAAGAKIIYDTRRISSIGFVEALRYVAPTIKFQALAKKQLQNNPPDLVIFIDYIAANLTLGNYIRQHLPVPTVYYIAPQEWIWSHSPKTTQKLIEISDQMIAIFPEEERYYKKHGANITWVGHPLVDRVKNAPNRDQARQQLGLKADELAIVLFPVSRYQEIKSLLPLFLSAVKIIQAQLPQARFWLSLSLAQYRAEIAATVAEFGLEIPILEEPLLLIAAADLTLAKSGTVNLEIALMNVPQVVVYRINPFGLWLYQTFLKFDLDYVSPPNLIAMEPVVPELLQENATPDKIAATSLDILQNPQTKAQMLAGYDRVKHLAGEPGAVRRAAQSILNLLAQETATVNW; via the coding sequence ATGACAAAAAACTTCAAGATTTTCATTAGCACTGGTGAAATTTCTGGTGATTTGCAAGGGGGTCTCTTAGTCGCAGCCCTCTTTGACCAGGCCGAAGCTCGGGGGTGGGAGTTGGAGATCACCGGCCTGGGGGGACAACGGATGGCAGCCGCTGGAGCGAAAATTATTTACGACACCCGCCGCATTAGTTCCATTGGCTTTGTGGAGGCCCTGCGCTATGTGGCTCCCACAATCAAGTTTCAGGCTCTGGCCAAAAAGCAACTCCAGAACAATCCGCCCGATTTAGTTATTTTCATTGATTACATTGCCGCCAATCTGACCTTGGGGAACTACATTCGCCAACATCTCCCAGTGCCCACCGTCTATTACATCGCCCCCCAGGAATGGATCTGGTCTCATAGCCCCAAAACAACTCAAAAGCTGATTGAGATCAGCGATCAGATGATTGCCATCTTTCCCGAAGAAGAACGCTACTACAAAAAACACGGCGCAAACATTACTTGGGTCGGGCATCCCCTCGTGGATCGGGTCAAAAATGCCCCCAATCGCGACCAGGCCCGGCAACAGTTAGGGCTTAAAGCCGATGAATTGGCCATTGTCCTGTTTCCAGTCTCCCGGTATCAAGAAATTAAGTCCCTATTGCCTCTGTTTCTAAGTGCCGTCAAAATTATTCAAGCCCAACTCCCCCAGGCCCGGTTTTGGCTTTCCCTCTCATTAGCTCAGTATCGGGCGGAAATTGCGGCCACGGTGGCAGAGTTTGGCCTGGAAATTCCGATTTTAGAGGAGCCGTTGCTGTTGATCGCCGCTGCGGATTTGACCTTGGCCAAGTCGGGAACCGTGAACCTAGAAATTGCCCTCATGAATGTCCCGCAGGTGGTGGTTTATCGGATCAATCCTTTCGGGCTGTGGCTTTATCAGACGTTCTTGAAGTTTGATCTAGACTATGTTTCCCCCCCTAACTTAATTGCCATGGAGCCAGTTGTCCCCGAACTCCTCCAGGAAAATGCCACGCCAGATAAAATTGCGGCCACGAGCTTAGATATTCTCCAAAATCCCCAAACCAAAGCGCAAATGTTAGCGGGCTATGATCGGGTCAAGCACCTGGCTGGAGAACCGGGAGCCGTCCGCCGGGCCGCCCAGTCAATTCTCAACCTCTTGGCGCAAGAAACCGCAACGGTAAATTGGTAG
- the trmB gene encoding tRNA (guanosine(46)-N7)-methyltransferase TrmB, translating to MPSVRTRQHVNPLSRQFQTPIETPAWETVFANSNQPLHLDIGCARGRFVLEMAEICPNWNFIGLEIRQVLVDEANRIAQARGLGNLSYLFANANVSLSQVFAPATVDLVTIQFPDPWFKRRHQKRRLVQPELVAALAQIIKPGGFVFLQSDVFEVAVQMRETFAEHSLFKVGCPDRYGLGEICSDLEQGAWLGENPLPVKTEREKRVEFYRLPIYRCGFLRQEVEN from the coding sequence ATGCCCTCCGTCCGCACTCGCCAGCACGTTAATCCCCTCAGTCGCCAGTTTCAAACCCCCATTGAAACTCCGGCCTGGGAGACCGTGTTTGCAAATTCAAATCAGCCCTTGCATTTAGATATTGGTTGTGCGCGGGGGCGATTTGTCCTGGAAATGGCAGAAATTTGTCCCAACTGGAACTTTATTGGTTTGGAAATTCGCCAAGTCCTGGTGGATGAAGCCAATAGGATTGCCCAGGCCAGGGGGTTAGGGAATTTATCCTATCTATTTGCCAATGCCAATGTTTCCTTGTCCCAGGTTTTTGCTCCCGCCACTGTGGATTTAGTCACAATTCAGTTTCCGGATCCCTGGTTCAAACGCCGCCACCAGAAACGCCGCCTGGTTCAGCCAGAATTGGTCGCCGCCTTGGCCCAAATCATCAAACCCGGTGGTTTTGTCTTTCTACAATCGGATGTTTTCGAGGTGGCGGTACAAATGCGGGAAACTTTTGCTGAACATTCCCTATTTAAGGTGGGTTGTCCAGATCGATATGGGTTAGGCGAGATATGTAGTGATTTAGAGCAGGGGGCCTGGCTAGGGGAAAATCCTTTACCCGTGAAAACAGAACGAGAAAAGCGGGTTGAGTTCTATCGGCTACCAATTTACCGTTGCGGTTTCTTGCGCCAAGAGGTTGAGAATTGA
- the recF gene encoding DNA replication/repair protein RecF (All proteins in this family for which functions are known are DNA-binding proteins that assist the filamentation of RecA onto DNA for the initiation of recombination or recombinational repair.) gives MYLQHLSLRYFRNYVEQQVKFQAPKIILVGENAQGKSNLLEAVEWLAGLSSHRTGRDRDLIQTNQPQALIQAEMVRASGSLELGAILRQSGRRSLLVNGELVARSLDFLGHLNAVQFSSLDLDLVRGGPTERRAWLDRVLTQLEPIYAHLWQTYHQILRQRNALLKQILNQATDASQLPLWNQQLATAGVRLMRRRHRLIERLGPLAQAWQEKISDHRENLALNYGANVTAATQAPEDLWQAFMEKIQARTVTEQIQGTTLVGPHRDDVELLINDSPARQYGSQGQQRTLVLALKLAELELIEAVIGESPLLLLDDVLAELDLHRQNQLLGTIENRFQTIITTTHLGAFDPAWLSSAQVMTVKAGLVSPTPP, from the coding sequence ATGTATCTCCAGCATCTTTCACTGCGCTACTTTCGGAATTATGTTGAACAACAGGTTAAGTTCCAGGCCCCCAAAATCATTCTAGTTGGTGAAAACGCCCAGGGTAAATCCAATCTATTAGAAGCGGTGGAGTGGTTGGCCGGCTTAAGTTCTCATCGCACGGGTCGAGATCGGGATTTAATTCAAACCAATCAACCCCAGGCCTTGATTCAGGCAGAGATGGTGCGTGCCAGTGGCTCTCTAGAATTGGGCGCGATTCTCCGGCAAAGTGGGCGGCGGAGTTTATTGGTGAATGGGGAGTTGGTGGCCCGATCGCTGGACTTTTTGGGACATCTCAATGCCGTCCAATTTTCCAGCTTGGATTTAGACCTGGTGCGGGGGGGGCCAACGGAACGACGGGCCTGGTTAGATCGGGTGTTAACCCAATTAGAACCCATTTATGCCCATCTCTGGCAGACTTATCACCAAATCCTGCGCCAACGCAACGCCCTCCTCAAACAAATCCTCAACCAAGCCACCGATGCCAGCCAACTCCCCCTCTGGAATCAGCAACTAGCTACGGCCGGAGTCCGGTTAATGCGCCGCCGCCATCGCCTGATTGAACGGTTAGGCCCCTTGGCCCAGGCCTGGCAGGAAAAAATTAGCGATCATCGAGAAAACCTGGCATTAAATTATGGCGCAAATGTAACGGCCGCAACCCAGGCCCCAGAAGACCTCTGGCAAGCCTTTATGGAAAAAATACAAGCCCGGACGGTGACCGAACAGATACAAGGTACGACCCTAGTGGGCCCCCATCGGGATGATGTCGAGTTACTGATCAATGACAGCCCGGCCCGACAATATGGCTCCCAGGGACAGCAGCGCACCTTGGTTTTGGCTCTAAAACTGGCAGAATTGGAGTTAATTGAGGCTGTCATTGGAGAGTCGCCCTTGTTACTGTTGGATGATGTCTTAGCCGAACTGGATTTACACCGTCAAAATCAACTCCTAGGGACTATCGAAAATCGCTTCCAAACTATCATTACCACCACCCATTTAGGTGCATTTGACCCGGCCTGGTTAAGTTCTGCCCAAGTGATGACAGTGAAGGCCGGCCTGGTCAGTCCAACCCCCCCATGA
- a CDS encoding methyltransferase domain-containing protein, whose amino-acid sequence MSNHDSPLGSPVLREGFPMTQAWNSQTYAQNARFVSDLGLPVVAWLGPKAGERVLDLGCGDGVLTAKLQALGCEVVGVDSSPDLIATARAMGVAVHLLDAQALNFQAEFDAVFSNAALHWMQKPDQVIAGVWQALKPGGRFVGEFGGHGNIATIQTALNRTLEKRGANPAAINPWYFPTVEEYQARLVAIGFTVNQIVLIPRPTQLPTDMRAWLTTFAQPYLGLITPPERNTFLEEVITDVKPILCDVFGQWSADYVRLRFAASKPRHLP is encoded by the coding sequence ATGAGCAACCATGACAGCCCCTTAGGATCACCCGTGTTGCGAGAAGGTTTCCCCATGACCCAGGCCTGGAATTCTCAAACCTATGCCCAGAATGCCCGCTTTGTGTCTGATCTTGGGCTACCCGTTGTGGCCTGGTTAGGCCCAAAAGCCGGAGAAAGAGTCTTAGATCTCGGCTGTGGGGATGGGGTGTTAACTGCAAAATTACAGGCCTTGGGTTGTGAAGTAGTGGGGGTTGACTCCAGCCCTGACTTGATTGCCACAGCAAGGGCGATGGGCGTAGCAGTTCACCTTCTAGATGCCCAGGCCCTGAACTTCCAAGCCGAGTTTGATGCAGTGTTTAGTAATGCGGCTCTACACTGGATGCAAAAACCGGATCAGGTGATTGCTGGGGTTTGGCAAGCCCTAAAACCAGGGGGCAGGTTTGTTGGTGAATTTGGCGGTCATGGGAATATTGCCACAATTCAGACCGCCTTAAACAGGACTTTAGAAAAGCGGGGGGCTAATCCAGCAGCCATCAATCCCTGGTATTTTCCCACTGTTGAGGAGTATCAGGCTCGCTTAGTCGCCATAGGGTTTACAGTGAATCAAATTGTTCTGATTCCCCGGCCCACCCAGCTTCCAACTGATATGCGGGCCTGGCTGACAACCTTTGCTCAACCTTACCTAGGTCTGATTACGCCACCTGAGCGAAATACCTTTCTAGAAGAGGTCATCACAGACGTAAAACCCATCTTGTGTGATGTTTTCGGGCAATGGTCGGCTGATTATGTGAGATTGCGATTTGCCGCCAGTAAGCCCCGCCATTTGCCATAA
- the tadA gene encoding tRNA adenosine(34) deaminase TadA, protein MSPATPEPPGLPHEYWMSQAMTLATAAGEFGEVPVGAVILDSQGQVVSTGANRRQRDNDPTAHAEIIALRQAGQIRGTWYLTDCTLYVTLEPCPMCTGAILQARIKTLIYGTTDPKAGAMGTVINIPTSPAAFHRLDVIGGVLGEDCRAQLQAWFREHRQRAKEKFPQE, encoded by the coding sequence ATGTCCCCTGCCACCCCTGAGCCACCCGGCCTGCCCCATGAATACTGGATGTCCCAGGCCATGACTCTTGCGACAGCGGCGGGAGAATTTGGCGAAGTTCCAGTCGGGGCTGTAATTTTAGATAGCCAGGGTCAAGTTGTCAGCACCGGGGCAAATCGCCGTCAACGGGACAATGATCCCACCGCCCATGCCGAAATCATTGCCCTCCGCCAGGCCGGCCAAATCCGCGGAACCTGGTATCTGACGGACTGTACCCTCTATGTCACCCTTGAACCCTGTCCCATGTGCACTGGGGCGATTCTCCAGGCCCGGATCAAAACCCTGATCTATGGCACAACCGATCCCAAAGCAGGCGCGATGGGAACCGTGATCAATATTCCCACCAGTCCGGCAGCCTTTCATCGCTTGGACGTTATCGGGGGGGTTCTGGGAGAAGACTGTCGAGCGCAACTCCAGGCCTGGTTTCGGGAGCATCGGCAACGGGCCAAAGAGAAATTCCCTCAGGAGTAA
- the folK gene encoding 2-amino-4-hydroxy-6-hydroxymethyldihydropteridine diphosphokinase, with protein sequence MDSVMAVVGLGSNLGDSLGLANMAVESIAMLPEVRLIACSRWYRTHPVGPPQPDYLNGCLLLETTLSAPGLLTALQAIETQAQRQRLIHWGPRTLDLDLILYADLIINSPTLTVPHPHFHERGFVLIPLVEIYPQGRDPLTGKTIAALAQEITPEGISLWPVADAPETRPGVALDSLLPEPPR encoded by the coding sequence ATGGATTCTGTAATGGCCGTGGTGGGATTGGGGAGTAATTTGGGGGATTCCCTGGGGCTGGCAAACATGGCGGTTGAGAGCATTGCCATGCTACCTGAAGTGCGCCTAATAGCCTGCTCTCGCTGGTATCGAACCCACCCGGTTGGGCCACCACAGCCGGACTATCTCAATGGCTGTCTGCTGCTGGAAACAACATTATCTGCCCCAGGCCTGTTAACTGCTCTCCAAGCTATTGAAACTCAGGCCCAACGTCAGCGGCTGATCCATTGGGGCCCACGGACATTGGATTTAGACTTAATTCTCTATGCTGATTTAATCATTAACAGTCCAACTCTGACCGTTCCTCATCCCCATTTCCATGAGCGGGGGTTTGTCTTAATTCCCTTGGTGGAGATTTATCCCCAGGGGCGAGATCCGCTCACCGGTAAAACGATCGCAGCCTTAGCCCAAGAGATTACTCCTGAGGGAATTTCTCTTTGGCCCGTTGCCGATGCTCCCGAAACCAGGCCTGGAGTTGCGCTCGACAGTCTTCTCCCAGAACCCCCCCGATAA
- the btpA gene encoding photosystem I biogenesis protein BtpA has product MSLQPLFASACPVIGVVHLLPLPTSPRWGGSLKVVIDRAEQEATALAAGGVDGIIVENFFDAPFTKSQVDPAVVSGMTLVIQRLKNLVTVPLGINVLRNDAHSGLAIAACTGCQFIRVNVLTGVMATDQGLIEGQAHHLLRYRRELGQDIKIFADVLVKHARPLGSPNLTTAVADTIQRGLADGVILSGWATGSPPSQEDLELSLDAAKGTPVFIGSGATWENIPDLIRFANGVIVASSLKRQGKIEQPVDPIRVSRFVAALRHALATEESIEGAKELPKSATSSMALPTPTLPLG; this is encoded by the coding sequence GTGAGTTTACAGCCCCTTTTTGCCTCAGCCTGCCCTGTAATTGGAGTCGTCCATCTCCTGCCTTTACCCACATCTCCCCGTTGGGGCGGCAGTCTTAAGGTTGTGATTGACCGAGCCGAACAGGAAGCAACGGCTTTAGCCGCCGGGGGTGTTGATGGCATTATTGTCGAAAACTTCTTTGATGCTCCCTTTACCAAAAGCCAAGTCGATCCAGCCGTTGTCAGTGGGATGACCTTAGTAATCCAGCGGCTGAAAAATCTTGTCACCGTCCCTTTGGGAATTAATGTTTTGAGAAATGATGCCCACAGTGGCCTGGCCATTGCCGCCTGTACGGGGTGTCAGTTTATCCGAGTGAATGTGCTGACAGGGGTGATGGCCACGGATCAAGGTTTAATTGAAGGTCAAGCCCATCACCTTCTGCGCTACCGGCGGGAATTGGGGCAAGATATTAAGATTTTTGCTGATGTTTTAGTCAAGCACGCCCGCCCGTTAGGAAGCCCCAATCTCACCACCGCAGTTGCCGATACGATTCAACGGGGCCTGGCCGATGGAGTGATTTTATCCGGTTGGGCCACGGGCAGCCCGCCTAGTCAAGAAGACCTAGAACTGTCCCTAGATGCAGCCAAAGGTACGCCCGTCTTCATTGGCAGTGGGGCCACCTGGGAAAATATTCCGGACTTGATCCGGTTCGCCAACGGGGTCATTGTCGCCAGTTCTCTGAAACGGCAAGGCAAAATTGAACAGCCCGTTGATCCGATTCGGGTGAGTCGGTTTGTGGCTGCCCTCCGCCACGCCTTAGCTACGGAAGAGTCCATCGAAGGGGCCAAAGAACTGCCAAAATCTGCTACTTCTTCGATGGCTCTACCCACGCCCACGCTGCCCCTCGGTTGA
- a CDS encoding hemolysin family protein — translation MVFTVLSPPLPVFASEPVLGDLRFDVAVLVLMLVLSAIFSGSETAITALDNLKLRALIKEQGDPTGLFRLVLENRTRFVSTLLVGNNLVNNVSAILTGNVFAVWLGSGSIGLATGVITLLTLIFGEITPKSLAITNAMAIFKVVVRPIYWLSVILWPLIFILEKVVQALLRLLQPNPTHQGESLQDLQLMIEILGGRGQLDLQKRQLLNKTLALDKLSVREVVRPRTEMQTVAKEASLQDLISICLETGYSRIPVQEESKDTIIGVINLKQALKVLEGQGNQSVVSAMDAPVFVPETKRLADLLKEMLVQQLHLAIVVDEYGGTVGLVTLEDILEELVGEIYDETDLRAWLRPRSRRIISKL, via the coding sequence CTGGTTTTTACAGTTTTATCCCCGCCACTGCCTGTGTTTGCCAGTGAGCCAGTTTTGGGTGACTTGCGCTTTGATGTAGCAGTCTTAGTCTTGATGCTAGTCCTGTCGGCAATTTTTTCTGGCTCGGAAACGGCCATTACAGCCCTCGACAACTTAAAACTACGGGCCTTAATCAAGGAGCAGGGGGATCCAACGGGCCTATTCCGCTTGGTCTTGGAAAATCGGACTCGGTTTGTTTCCACGTTGCTTGTGGGGAATAACTTAGTCAATAATGTATCGGCCATTCTGACGGGGAACGTTTTTGCTGTTTGGCTGGGGAGTGGTTCGATTGGCCTGGCAACCGGGGTGATTACCCTCCTAACTTTAATTTTTGGGGAAATTACACCCAAATCCCTTGCGATTACCAATGCGATGGCAATCTTTAAGGTGGTTGTCCGCCCCATTTATTGGCTATCGGTGATTCTCTGGCCGCTGATATTCATCTTGGAGAAAGTGGTTCAAGCCCTGTTACGCCTGCTCCAACCTAATCCGACCCACCAGGGGGAATCCCTCCAGGATCTACAACTGATGATTGAAATCTTAGGTGGACGCGGACAACTTGATCTCCAAAAACGGCAATTGCTCAATAAAACCCTTGCCCTAGATAAACTCAGTGTCCGCGAGGTGGTTCGGCCGCGCACAGAAATGCAAACCGTTGCCAAAGAGGCCAGCCTCCAAGACCTGATTAGTATTTGCCTCGAAACAGGCTATTCCCGGATTCCTGTCCAAGAGGAGAGCAAAGACACAATTATTGGCGTGATTAATCTCAAACAAGCTCTGAAGGTTTTAGAAGGTCAAGGGAATCAATCTGTCGTCAGTGCGATGGATGCCCCAGTCTTTGTCCCGGAAACAAAACGTCTTGCAGATCTATTGAAGGAAATGCTGGTGCAACAACTCCACTTGGCCATTGTTGTGGATGAATATGGGGGAACCGTTGGCCTGGTCACCCTTGAGGACATTTTGGAAGAGTTGGTGGGGGAAATTTATGACGAAACAGATTTACGGGCCTGGTTACGTCCTCGTAGTCGCCGGATAATCTCTAAACTTTAG
- a CDS encoding DUF4168 domain-containing protein — MFRSLKRFACGFGLLTTFGLSGLTTTAQAQVIAPSPTTTLSNSQLSSYAQAVLAIEPIRLKYYRQAQKMFSGQVPRNSCLAEPKNLASRRLDHLCSQYFNESRQILKKYDLTPEEFNSITQQIYANPGLYQRVQSEMMRLQKK; from the coding sequence ATGTTCAGATCACTGAAGCGTTTTGCTTGCGGTTTCGGGTTATTGACCACCTTTGGCCTAAGTGGGTTGACCACGACCGCCCAGGCCCAAGTCATTGCTCCTAGTCCGACAACAACCCTTAGCAATAGCCAACTCAGTAGTTATGCCCAGGCCGTACTAGCTATTGAACCGATTCGCCTGAAGTATTATCGCCAGGCCCAGAAAATGTTTTCCGGTCAAGTCCCCCGTAATAGCTGTTTAGCCGAGCCGAAAAATCTCGCTTCCCGCCGCCTAGATCATCTCTGTAGCCAATATTTCAATGAATCCAGGCAAATTCTCAAAAAATATGACCTCACCCCCGAGGAATTTAACAGCATTACCCAACAAATTTACGCTAATCCTGGTCTCTACCAACGTGTTCAATCTGAAATGATGCGCCTGCAAAAGAAATAA
- a CDS encoding tellurite resistance TerB family protein: MNYPQSHLRQIIAIIIGAAWADGSLQPTEVSYLQKLLSQYHLQEDSELQSLLAAPVPLAITEELIATYLPDSTATERQKLLVDIGTLLIADDVVSPQEHQLLDDYYTLMAEIPPLPEPGPTLVATVGQQVRKGLKAILSKIHP; this comes from the coding sequence ATGAACTATCCTCAATCCCATCTCCGGCAAATAATCGCCATTATTATTGGTGCGGCCTGGGCAGATGGCAGTCTTCAACCCACAGAAGTGAGCTATCTCCAAAAACTCTTAAGCCAATATCACCTGCAAGAAGACTCCGAATTACAGTCACTCTTAGCTGCCCCTGTACCTCTAGCCATCACGGAAGAGTTGATCGCCACCTATCTCCCCGACTCTACCGCCACCGAACGACAAAAACTCCTCGTGGATATTGGCACGCTCTTAATTGCCGATGACGTTGTTTCTCCCCAAGAGCATCAACTGTTAGACGACTACTACACTCTAATGGCAGAAATTCCCCCTCTCCCCGAACCTGGTCCCACCCTGGTGGCAACTGTCGGACAACAAGTTCGCAAAGGACTCAAAGCAATTTTAAGCAAAATCCATCCCTAA
- a CDS encoding pentapeptide repeat-containing protein: protein MSNPSSTPGPAKPNFLERYAPFVLNQKKAADLVQAYGQGKRDFQRIDLSGVSLVDVDLRGIDFSGATLSNASLTNVNLGGAKLIEANLVNARLVTVQLRGANLSRANLRGAILTQTTLSQATLKATTLPNGHLSP from the coding sequence ATGTCCAATCCCAGTTCTACCCCAGGCCCCGCTAAACCCAACTTCCTAGAGCGTTACGCTCCCTTTGTGCTGAATCAGAAGAAAGCCGCTGATTTGGTGCAAGCCTATGGCCAGGGAAAACGTGATTTTCAAAGAATTGATCTTAGTGGGGTCAGCCTTGTGGATGTGGATTTAAGGGGCATTGACTTCAGCGGGGCAACTTTAAGCAATGCTTCCTTGACCAACGTGAACCTGGGGGGAGCAAAGCTGATTGAAGCCAATTTAGTCAATGCTCGTTTAGTCACTGTCCAACTCCGAGGTGCCAACCTGAGTCGGGCTAATCTGCGGGGGGCAATCCTCACTCAAACCACCCTTTCCCAGGCCACCCTGAAAGCCACCACTCTCCCCAATGGGCATTTGTCTCCTTAA
- a CDS encoding class I SAM-dependent methyltransferase, protein MNSKPLPDFLSQALLSAPDQRVTFAEFMERVLYDPTFGYYNRDSAPMGKTGDYLTSPHLSPDFGELVAVQLVQMWQALAQPALFTVVEMGAGQGVLAADILRFCQAEYPDFYQALSYVIIERSERLRGTQKNQLRNWAEIDRAIWRDWGEIPLESVVGCFLSNELVDALPVHRVCWQQGELQEIYVRLNESQNQLTEELGPLSTPGLGAYFEYLGLNLTTPPYPDGYRTEVNLAALDWLTTVAQRLAQGFVLTIDYGYPAATYYHPNRSDGTLQAYYQHRHHNNPYIHLGQQDLTAHVDFTTLERWGEQQGLRSLILTHQAPWLMSLGLAERLRQNNQTSRDINHALRRRAALQQLINPLGLGGLRVLLQGKGDKTLQPLKMLALASETNLLQS, encoded by the coding sequence GTGAACTCCAAACCCCTGCCAGATTTTCTATCCCAGGCCTTGCTCTCTGCCCCAGACCAACGGGTTACCTTTGCGGAATTTATGGAGCGGGTTCTCTACGATCCCACGTTTGGCTATTACAACCGCGACTCGGCCCCAATGGGAAAAACTGGGGATTACTTGACATCACCCCACCTTAGCCCGGACTTTGGCGAATTAGTGGCCGTCCAGTTGGTTCAGATGTGGCAAGCCTTAGCCCAACCCGCATTATTTACAGTTGTGGAAATGGGGGCAGGGCAAGGGGTTTTGGCGGCTGATATTTTGCGGTTTTGTCAGGCTGAGTATCCCGACTTTTACCAGGCCTTGAGCTATGTGATTATTGAACGCTCCGAGAGGCTACGGGGAACCCAAAAAAATCAACTCAGGAATTGGGCAGAGATTGATCGGGCTATTTGGCGGGATTGGGGGGAGATCCCTCTAGAGTCTGTGGTGGGCTGTTTTTTATCCAATGAATTAGTAGATGCCTTGCCTGTCCACCGGGTTTGTTGGCAACAGGGAGAACTTCAGGAAATCTATGTCCGGCTCAATGAGTCCCAAAATCAACTCACAGAAGAACTTGGCCCCCTCTCCACCCCAGGCCTGGGAGCTTATTTTGAATATCTTGGCTTGAATTTGACAACCCCACCCTATCCAGACGGGTATCGCACAGAAGTAAACTTAGCTGCCTTAGATTGGTTGACCACCGTTGCCCAGCGATTAGCCCAGGGGTTTGTCCTGACCATTGATTATGGCTATCCCGCCGCGACCTATTATCACCCGAACCGCAGTGATGGCACCTTACAAGCTTATTACCAACACCGACATCACAACAATCCCTATATCCATCTCGGACAACAGGATTTAACCGCCCATGTGGATTTCACAACCCTAGAACGCTGGGGAGAGCAACAGGGCTTAAGATCACTGATTTTGACCCATCAGGCCCCTTGGTTAATGTCCTTGGGGTTGGCTGAGCGTTTGCGGCAAAATAACCAAACCTCCCGTGACATCAATCACGCCCTCCGCCGCCGGGCTGCCTTGCAACAGTTAATTAACCCGCTGGGCCTGGGAGGATTGCGAGTCTTGTTACAAGGAAAAGGGGACAAAACCCTTCAGCCCTTGAAAATGCTCGCCCTAGCATCTGAGACCAACTTGCTCCAGAGTTGA